One Haladaptatus sp. R4 DNA window includes the following coding sequences:
- a CDS encoding AbrB/MazE/SpoVT family DNA-binding domain-containing protein, whose translation MSTETDRQGRLYIPKEVREKYGEKYHIVTYEDRIELIPVADDPLAAVREATGDLRDASIEEIREDIEAEGRAKARDKDADR comes from the coding sequence ATGTCAACAGAGACGGATAGACAGGGGCGGTTGTACATCCCCAAAGAGGTGCGTGAGAAGTACGGCGAGAAGTACCATATCGTGACGTACGAGGATAGAATCGAACTCATTCCAGTCGCGGACGATCCTCTCGCCGCCGTCCGTGAGGCGACAGGCGACCTTCGTGATGCGTCCATCGAGGAGATTCGAGAGGACATCGAGGCAGAGGGAAGAGCCAAAGCCCGCGACAAGGACGCCGATAGATGA
- a CDS encoding PIN domain-containing protein — MTVYVETDFLLALAKDSDWLQGSAENALTEYEVETSAFSYLELVLARERYEFDYVPLIANLLELVPVRDEEEKQVVLKAVNYYDEGMTPFDAFHAATTETRGMDVLSSEKDYEDIEVSRIGLEPTDEG, encoded by the coding sequence ATGACGGTGTACGTCGAGACCGATTTTTTGCTCGCGCTAGCAAAAGATTCCGACTGGTTACAGGGGTCGGCGGAGAATGCGCTGACCGAATACGAGGTCGAAACGTCGGCGTTCTCGTATCTCGAACTCGTCCTCGCCAGGGAACGCTACGAGTTCGACTACGTTCCGCTGATAGCAAATCTGCTCGAACTCGTCCCCGTTCGAGACGAGGAAGAGAAGCAGGTGGTTCTGAAGGCGGTCAACTATTACGACGAGGGAATGACGCCGTTCGACGCATTCCATGCGGCGACTACGGAAACTAGGGGAATGGACGTACTATCGTCCGAGAAAGACTACGAGGACATCGAGGTATCGAGAATCGGCCTCGAACCGACCGACGAGGGGTGA
- a CDS encoding NUDIX domain-containing protein, with the protein MDSLSDPSSLRGRTAIEFREEQSVDEQGEFEYFASVDGMVAVGITNGAGAVLLMNGPHGWRLPYGPVDTDEDWTAAGRSVGEELAGVSLTITCAERVARITHREAGNEERKTTSYDVVLRTIPVTGEPIDDDPRFGPWDELEVRWFDSVPEDAYWNHGDAVDDIRLFVG; encoded by the coding sequence ATGGATTCGCTCTCCGATCCGAGTTCCCTCCGTGGTCGGACGGCCATCGAGTTCCGGGAGGAGCAGAGCGTGGACGAGCAGGGAGAGTTCGAGTACTTCGCGTCCGTCGATGGGATGGTCGCGGTCGGTATCACCAACGGGGCCGGAGCAGTACTGCTGATGAACGGCCCGCACGGATGGAGGTTACCGTACGGCCCCGTCGATACGGACGAGGACTGGACGGCCGCCGGGCGATCCGTCGGCGAGGAACTGGCCGGAGTCAGCCTCACCATCACCTGCGCGGAACGCGTCGCTCGGATAACCCACCGTGAAGCGGGTAACGAGGAGCGTAAAACGACGAGCTATGACGTCGTACTGCGTACGATTCCCGTAACGGGTGAACCGATCGATGACGACCCTCGTTTCGGCCCTTGGGACGAACTGGAGGTAAGGTGGTTCGACAGCGTTCCCGAGGACGCCTACTGGAATCACGGGGATGCCGTGGATGACATCCGTCTGTTCGTCGGGTGA
- a CDS encoding chorismate mutase, producing the protein MSLDELREEIESIDRELVELIARRTYVADTVAEVKSVEDIPTTDEAQEQRVMDRAGENAEKFEVDSNLVKAIFRLLIELNKVEQRENR; encoded by the coding sequence ATGAGCCTGGACGAACTGCGCGAAGAGATCGAATCCATCGACCGCGAACTGGTGGAACTCATCGCCCGACGAACCTACGTCGCCGATACGGTCGCGGAGGTGAAGTCCGTCGAGGACATCCCGACGACCGACGAGGCACAGGAACAGCGCGTGATGGACCGAGCGGGCGAGAACGCCGAGAAGTTCGAAGTGGATTCGAATCTGGTGAAGGCGATTTTCCGGTTGCTCATCGAACTGAACAAGGTCGAACAGCGCGAGAATCGGTAG
- a CDS encoding shikimate kinase, with protein MHGRAKAPAAGTILNALATGVGSAFAIDTETTATVELDDSGEIRGEIAENPDADARLIERCVELVLETEDSEFGATVRTESDIPMAAGLKSSSAAANATVLATLSALDVEMRREDACRIGVQAARDVGVTVTGAFDDASASMLGGVTVTDNAEDELLARDEVDWDVLVWSPPEQSFSADADVSRCRQVAPMADLVADLALDGEYGRAMTVNGFAFCGALGFSADPMVDAMPDVDGVSLSGTGPSFVAVGGREVLEDVREKWNSLEGTTWLTTTQTGGTRTI; from the coding sequence ATGCACGGCCGCGCGAAAGCACCCGCCGCCGGGACGATACTCAACGCCCTCGCCACTGGAGTCGGGTCGGCGTTCGCCATCGACACCGAAACCACCGCCACCGTCGAACTGGACGACTCCGGCGAGATTCGCGGGGAAATCGCGGAGAATCCGGACGCGGACGCTCGACTCATCGAACGCTGTGTCGAACTCGTCCTCGAAACGGAAGATTCGGAATTCGGCGCGACGGTACGAACCGAGAGCGACATCCCGATGGCCGCGGGCCTGAAGAGTTCGAGCGCCGCGGCGAACGCGACGGTGCTGGCGACCCTGTCCGCACTCGACGTCGAGATGCGACGGGAGGACGCCTGCCGAATCGGCGTGCAAGCGGCCCGTGACGTCGGCGTCACCGTGACCGGCGCGTTCGACGACGCCAGCGCGAGCATGCTCGGCGGCGTCACCGTCACGGACAACGCCGAGGACGAACTGCTCGCCCGCGACGAGGTGGACTGGGACGTGCTGGTGTGGTCGCCGCCGGAGCAGTCCTTTTCCGCCGATGCCGACGTCTCCCGCTGTCGGCAGGTCGCGCCGATGGCCGACCTCGTCGCCGACCTCGCTCTCGACGGCGAGTACGGCCGGGCGATGACGGTGAACGGCTTCGCCTTCTGTGGCGCGCTCGGTTTTTCGGCCGACCCCATGGTGGACGCCATGCCGGACGTGGACGGCGTCTCGCTTTCCGGGACGGGACCGAGCTTCGTCGCCGTCGGCGGGCGGGAGGTTTTAGAGGACGTGCGGGAAAAGTGGAATTCATTGGAGGGAACGACATGGCTAACGACAACACAGACGGGCGGAACCCGAACGATATGA